A stretch of Metabacillus sp. FJAT-52054 DNA encodes these proteins:
- a CDS encoding tetratricopeptide repeat protein: MGKQLFDRQQKAQVVPFFQNGAYYYRRALKAYRVERNLERASKLLKRAAALEPDNSNFLSQLAMIYTEMGNYQESNEILTSIIEKVDPSQIECHYFMANNYAHLGLFHQAYKCATAYSTEAPDGDFIEDNEELLELLMIEGEDEDPSFEDSDELIIKQETARSLLENGKLDEAISLLHEIIEEFPEFWSAYNNLSLAYFYSGNVEKAKYYLELVLELNEGNLHAFCNLLVFYYYERKDKEVLALTEQLAAVHPIMIEHRYKLGATFALIGKYELAFKWLRSLQRQGFEGDDTFFYWLSYSAWHLGHEDLAKSAWDRVIRENPSKAGSEPWENQSSLKEMTLKERLTLVYIASKSNQLEEIRHHHALRPQSDIEQEFLKHILSPDAHQKGSGAYLYDAAEALEKQLHSIEEKTFLSFFDTMLKVNSAKHSLKNANAWSAAFYYILKEKDEERVTKTEVATAFGVTVSTLTKYERLVKGL, encoded by the coding sequence GTGGGAAAACAACTATTTGATCGACAGCAAAAAGCGCAGGTTGTTCCTTTTTTCCAGAACGGCGCCTACTATTACCGCAGAGCATTAAAAGCTTATCGGGTGGAGCGGAATCTGGAGAGAGCAAGCAAGCTTCTTAAGCGGGCGGCAGCGCTCGAACCTGATAACTCCAATTTTCTATCCCAGCTTGCAATGATCTATACGGAAATGGGGAATTACCAGGAATCCAATGAAATTTTGACATCCATTATTGAAAAAGTGGACCCGTCCCAGATTGAGTGTCATTATTTCATGGCCAACAATTACGCCCATCTTGGATTGTTCCATCAGGCGTATAAATGTGCGACTGCCTATTCAACTGAAGCTCCTGACGGAGATTTTATAGAAGATAACGAAGAATTGCTTGAATTACTAATGATTGAAGGGGAAGATGAAGATCCTTCTTTCGAAGATTCAGATGAACTGATTATAAAGCAGGAAACGGCAAGATCTCTTCTTGAGAACGGTAAACTCGATGAAGCGATCTCTCTTTTGCATGAAATCATTGAAGAATTTCCTGAATTCTGGTCTGCTTACAACAATTTATCCCTGGCTTATTTTTACTCGGGAAACGTTGAAAAAGCAAAATACTATCTGGAGCTTGTACTGGAGCTGAATGAAGGCAATTTGCATGCTTTTTGCAATCTGCTTGTCTTTTACTATTACGAGCGCAAGGATAAGGAAGTGCTGGCGCTGACTGAGCAGCTGGCCGCAGTTCATCCAATTATGATTGAACACCGCTATAAACTTGGTGCAACATTCGCCTTGATCGGGAAATACGAGCTGGCGTTTAAATGGCTTCGTTCCCTGCAGCGCCAAGGATTTGAGGGTGATGATACCTTCTTTTACTGGCTGTCCTACTCGGCCTGGCATCTTGGGCATGAGGATCTGGCGAAATCGGCCTGGGACCGCGTCATCCGCGAAAATCCTTCCAAAGCCGGATCTGAGCCATGGGAGAACCAGTCATCGTTAAAGGAAATGACGCTTAAAGAGCGTCTGACACTGGTTTACATTGCTTCAAAATCCAATCAGCTTGAAGAAATTAGGCATCATCATGCTTTAAGACCTCAATCTGATATTGAACAGGAGTTTTTAAAGCATATCCTCTCTCCTGATGCTCACCAAAAAGGAAGCGGGGCTTATTTATATGATGCAGCCGAAGCACTGGAAAAGCAGCTGCATTCAATTGAAGAAAAGACATTTCTCTCCTTCTTTGACACGATGCTTAAGGTTAATTCAGCCAAGCACAGTTTAAAGAATGCAAATGCCTGGTCCGCTGCCTTTTATTACATTCTCAAGGAAAAAGATGAGGAACGGGTGACAAAGACAGAGGTCGCCACTGCATTTGGAGTGACGGTTTCAACTTTGACCAAATATGAACGGCTTGTAAAAGGCCTATAA
- the hisA gene encoding 1-(5-phosphoribosyl)-5-[(5-phosphoribosylamino)methylideneamino]imidazole-4-carboxamide isomerase: MKPFILYPAIDMRDGKCVRLVQGDYNQETVYGDSPFDMAKLFAEEGAEWIHMVDLDGAKSGKPVNSQYVLQVARELKVKVQIGGGIRTESDVERYLDQGIDRVILGSSAISDPAFVKEMLSKYSGKIAIGLDAKDGFVSTEGWLNTSQVKAAHLGKELAEHGAETFIFTDIATDGMLSGPNVQSTAEMAKATGKTVIASGGVSSIDDLEALSREEGISGAIIGKALYTKRFSLSEALQEVTGR, encoded by the coding sequence ATGAAACCGTTCATTTTGTATCCGGCGATCGACATGAGGGACGGCAAATGTGTGCGTCTTGTGCAAGGGGATTACAATCAGGAGACTGTCTATGGGGATTCCCCATTTGATATGGCCAAACTTTTTGCTGAAGAGGGTGCTGAGTGGATTCATATGGTGGACCTCGATGGAGCGAAAAGCGGCAAACCGGTAAACAGCCAGTACGTTCTGCAGGTTGCCCGGGAATTGAAGGTAAAGGTGCAAATCGGAGGCGGTATCCGAACGGAGAGTGATGTTGAACGGTATCTTGATCAAGGTATTGATCGGGTAATTTTGGGAAGTTCGGCTATTTCTGATCCTGCTTTTGTAAAGGAGATGCTCTCTAAGTACAGCGGGAAGATTGCTATAGGGCTCGATGCGAAGGACGGATTTGTTTCAACGGAGGGCTGGCTGAATACATCCCAGGTAAAAGCGGCTCACCTCGGGAAAGAGCTTGCTGAGCATGGTGCGGAAACATTTATTTTCACGGACATCGCTACAGACGGAATGCTGTCAGGACCAAATGTTCAATCGACGGCTGAAATGGCAAAAGCGACAGGCAAAACGGTTATTGCTTCAGGCGGAGTCAGTTCAATTGATGACCTTGAAGCATTATCACGTGAAGAGGGAATTTCAGGAGCAATTATCGGGAAAGCACTCTATACGAAACGCTTTTCACTAAGTGAAGCTCTTCAAGAGGTGACAGGACGATGA
- the hisH gene encoding imidazole glycerol phosphate synthase subunit HisH, with protein sequence MIGIIDYGMGNIFSVRKALERMEIPYFVSGIREDLIEADGYILPGVGAFKDAMQNLHADSLADFIKAEAAKGKPILGICLGMQLLFDESEENGRTKGLGLLKGKVGKLPTKIPDGRQKVPHMGWNVLNIQNESFLINGLDGKHAYFVHSFYVRADRPKTVLASTNYGVEVPAVVGSGNVYGTQFHPEKSSTAGLAILKRFAEKVKEGANA encoded by the coding sequence ATGATCGGAATCATTGATTATGGAATGGGAAATATCTTTAGTGTCAGGAAAGCGCTCGAACGTATGGAAATTCCGTATTTTGTCTCCGGTATCCGTGAAGACTTAATCGAAGCAGACGGATACATATTGCCTGGGGTCGGAGCGTTTAAGGATGCCATGCAGAACCTTCACGCAGACAGTCTGGCCGATTTCATTAAAGCAGAGGCTGCAAAAGGGAAACCGATCCTTGGAATTTGTCTCGGGATGCAGCTTCTGTTTGATGAAAGCGAAGAAAATGGCCGCACAAAAGGACTCGGGCTGCTGAAAGGAAAAGTTGGCAAGCTTCCAACTAAAATTCCAGACGGAAGGCAAAAAGTCCCGCACATGGGCTGGAACGTTTTGAATATACAAAATGAGTCATTCCTCATTAACGGGCTTGATGGGAAGCATGCCTACTTTGTTCATTCCTTCTATGTAAGAGCAGACCGTCCGAAAACGGTATTGGCAAGCACAAATTATGGAGTTGAGGTTCCTGCGGTTGTGGGAAGCGGAAATGTGTACGGCACGCAGTTCCATCCGGAGAAAAGCAGTACAGCAGGTCTCGCAATTTTAAAGAGGTTTGCCGAAAAAGTGAAAGAGGGGGCAAATGCATGA
- the hisIE gene encoding bifunctional phosphoribosyl-AMP cyclohydrolase/phosphoribosyl-ATP diphosphatase HisIE, with protein sequence MNTDDIRFDEKGLVPAIVQDAVSKEVLTLAYMNEESLKKTIESKETWFFSRSRNELWHKGATSGNTQSVVELCYDCDKDALLVLVEPKGPACHTGSFSCFEKAGGSQTQHNPFSILSDLERVIAERDTERPEGSYTTYLLTEGVDKILKKVGEEASEVIIAAKNRSHDELKWEAADLIFHLLVLLREQKLSFSEVLKALEERK encoded by the coding sequence ATGAATACAGATGATATCCGATTTGACGAAAAAGGACTTGTTCCTGCCATTGTCCAGGATGCAGTCAGCAAAGAGGTTTTGACGCTTGCCTATATGAATGAAGAATCGCTGAAAAAAACGATAGAAAGCAAAGAGACCTGGTTCTTTAGCCGGTCCCGCAATGAACTGTGGCATAAAGGTGCAACCTCTGGCAACACTCAATCCGTTGTCGAGCTCTGTTACGACTGTGATAAGGATGCCTTGCTTGTACTGGTGGAACCAAAAGGACCCGCGTGCCATACCGGATCCTTTTCCTGCTTTGAAAAAGCCGGAGGGTCCCAGACACAGCACAATCCATTTTCTATTTTAAGTGATCTGGAACGGGTTATTGCCGAGCGGGATACCGAGCGGCCTGAGGGCTCTTATACGACATACCTTCTCACAGAAGGTGTGGACAAGATCCTGAAGAAAGTTGGAGAAGAGGCTTCGGAAGTCATTATTGCCGCTAAAAACAGAAGTCATGATGAACTGAAGTGGGAAGCAGCCGACCTGATTTTCCATTTGCTTGTTTTGCTTAGGGAGCAAAAGCTTTCTTTCAGCGAAGTATTGAAGGCGCTCGAAGAAAGAAAATAA
- the hisF gene encoding imidazole glycerol phosphate synthase subunit HisF produces MITKRIIPCLDVKDGRVVKGVQFVELRDAGDPVELAKFYDEEGADELVFLDISASHEGRKTMIEVVEQTAAQLAIPFTVGGGINSLEDMKAILRAGADKVSVNTAALVTPHLISEGALYFGSQCIVTAIDAKYDEELGSFRVYTHGGRKPTEWEAVAWAKEAVKRGTGEILLTSMDQDGAKTGFDLELTRRISEAVSVPVIASGGAGNADHFYDAFTEGKADAALAASIFHYKETSVREVKSQLKARGVNIR; encoded by the coding sequence ATGATAACAAAACGGATTATACCCTGTCTTGATGTAAAGGATGGAAGAGTCGTAAAGGGAGTGCAGTTTGTAGAGCTTAGAGATGCTGGAGACCCGGTGGAACTAGCAAAGTTTTATGACGAAGAAGGGGCAGACGAACTTGTTTTCCTTGATATTTCTGCTTCCCATGAAGGAAGGAAAACAATGATTGAAGTAGTAGAACAAACCGCTGCACAGCTTGCGATTCCGTTTACGGTAGGCGGCGGCATCAACAGTCTGGAGGATATGAAAGCCATTCTTCGGGCTGGTGCAGATAAAGTGTCGGTTAATACAGCTGCGCTCGTAACTCCCCATCTTATTTCTGAAGGAGCCCTATACTTTGGTTCGCAGTGTATCGTGACAGCGATCGATGCAAAATACGATGAAGAGCTAGGGAGTTTTCGAGTATATACACACGGCGGACGCAAGCCGACAGAATGGGAAGCTGTCGCGTGGGCAAAAGAAGCTGTTAAGCGAGGCACTGGTGAAATTCTGCTCACAAGCATGGATCAAGATGGTGCGAAGACAGGTTTCGATCTTGAACTTACGCGAAGAATCAGCGAAGCGGTATCAGTACCTGTCATTGCTTCGGGCGGTGCCGGGAATGCCGATCATTTTTATGATGCATTTACAGAAGGCAAAGCTGATGCGGCATTAGCTGCATCCATCTTTCATTATAAAGAGACATCAGTTAGGGAAGTCAAAAGCCAGCTGAAAGCCAGAGGAGTGAATATACGATGA